In the genome of Staphylococcus durrellii, one region contains:
- a CDS encoding ECF transporter S component, which produces MHNNQKKLITISMLSAIAFILTFLKFPIPFLPPYLTLDVSDVPGLLATFTLGPVAGLIVEFIKNLLTFLFNIGDPIGPIANFFAAASLLLVAYFVTKDKQSIRSLIVGLASGTIVMTIVLSILNYFVLLPLYGMIMNLNDVVHNVKVVVVSGIIPFNIIKGIVVSLIFILLYKRLKKVLS; this is translated from the coding sequence ATGCACAACAATCAAAAAAAATTGATTACAATAAGCATGTTAAGTGCTATTGCTTTTATTTTAACTTTTTTAAAATTTCCTATACCATTTTTACCCCCGTATTTAACATTAGACGTGAGTGATGTTCCAGGGTTATTAGCTACATTTACTTTAGGCCCAGTAGCAGGATTAATTGTTGAATTTATTAAGAACCTGCTTACATTTTTATTTAATATTGGAGACCCTATTGGTCCAATAGCTAATTTCTTTGCTGCCGCTTCACTTTTATTAGTAGCTTATTTTGTAACTAAAGATAAACAATCTATTCGATCTTTAATCGTAGGTTTGGCAAGTGGTACGATTGTCATGACCATCGTTTTAAGTATTCTAAACTATTTCGTATTATTACCATTATATGGTATGATAATGAACCTAAACGACGTAGTACACAACGTTAAAGTAGTAGTGGTATCTGGCATAATACCATTCAATATTATTAAAGGTATCGTTGTTTCATTAATATTTATTTTATTATATAAGAGACTTAAAAAAGTATTAAGTTAA
- a CDS encoding ferredoxin, producing MAKYTIVDMDTCIACGACGAAAPDIYDYDDEGIAYVILDDNKGTAEVPEELYEDMEDALEGCPTDSIKIEEESFDGDPLKFE from the coding sequence TTGGCTAAATATACAATAGTTGATATGGATACATGTATAGCATGTGGAGCTTGTGGTGCCGCTGCCCCTGATATATATGACTACGATGATGAAGGTATAGCTTACGTTATACTTGATGACAACAAAGGAACAGCTGAAGTGCCTGAAGAACTATATGAGGATATGGAAGATGCGCTTGAAGGATGTCCTACAGATTCAATTAAAATTGAAGAAGAATCATTTGATGGAGATCCATTAAAATTTGAATAA
- a CDS encoding helix-turn-helix domain-containing protein, which yields MYNIIHFVQSQAHDYKSQKSIYNIITGKKSHQTFFDAASQNLLSLYHSLPNLKYPSFERFSNDISKLDKNFELITNPRFTYDSLINTFSAIQLLTQTVSNIEHDYNHFIPTSQHQFIQQRVKNIYTYIKDQNLFDQYKEELKQLFSKLYQQNGQTYLHYYLQGYEESMYTRQQVSLIENIPHHHLKEVEYKELITLINQLEDINNYPILNNLIVLPSLLNKTEVTLNCLTRGYSITQIQQHQNVKINTIEDHLLELFIKGYLKDYHIYISEEAITEFWPYYLAHRDERLRLFKEYFPAYSYFQLKLMIIGIERGDFNVT from the coding sequence ATGTATAATATAATTCATTTTGTGCAGTCACAAGCACACGACTATAAATCACAAAAAAGCATATATAATATTATCACAGGCAAAAAGTCACATCAAACGTTTTTTGATGCTGCAAGTCAAAATCTACTTTCATTATATCACAGCTTACCTAACTTAAAATATCCGTCATTTGAGCGATTTTCTAACGACATTAGTAAATTAGATAAAAATTTTGAGTTAATAACTAACCCTAGATTTACATACGACAGTTTAATCAATACTTTTAGTGCCATTCAGTTATTGACGCAAACCGTCTCGAACATAGAGCATGATTATAATCACTTTATACCAACTTCGCAACATCAATTTATCCAGCAACGTGTAAAAAATATTTATACATATATTAAAGATCAAAATTTATTTGACCAATATAAAGAGGAACTAAAGCAGTTATTTTCGAAACTTTATCAACAAAATGGACAAACGTACTTACACTACTATCTACAAGGTTATGAAGAAAGCATGTATACAAGACAACAAGTAAGTTTAATTGAAAATATTCCTCACCACCATTTAAAAGAAGTAGAATATAAAGAATTAATTACATTGATAAATCAATTAGAAGATATAAACAATTATCCGATATTAAATAACTTAATTGTACTCCCATCACTACTAAACAAAACGGAAGTAACATTAAATTGTTTGACTCGTGGTTATTCCATTACACAAATACAACAGCATCAAAACGTAAAGATAAACACAATAGAGGATCATTTATTAGAATTATTTATAAAAGGTTATTTAAAAGATTATCATATATATATTTCTGAAGAAGCTATTACGGAGTTTTGGCCATATTATTTAGCCCATCGTGACGAACGCTTACGTTTATTTAAAGAATATTTTCCAGCATATAGTTATTTTCAACTTAAATTAATGATTATAGGTATAGAGAGAGGTGATTTCAATGTTACATGA